ACAGACAGAGCTTCGGAGCCCTGCTCGGTTCTTGGTTCCTGCTGCAAATTCTGTGCCGACATTTCTTTTCTTTGCGTAATTATTTCCCACGCCTGGTTTGTTTGCGCAGGTTGACAGCGCGAACAAGTATGGGACCTTGCTAGAGGTTGTTCAGGTGCTGACCGATCTGAAGCTGACCATAAACCGGGCCTACATTTCCTCTGATGGGGAGTGGTTCATGGATGGTGAGCAGGGCCTTTTTTTACCTGCAGCATCCCTGTGTTGGAAAGATTAAGGAGGAAGCTAGCGTGCCTTTCTGCTTTCTATTTGGGCGTAAATCTTTCCGTCTTTTCCAATCTTGATGACGAGGCTCCACCTTTGTGCAGTGTTCCATGTCGTGGATGAGGAAGGGAATAAGCTTTATGACGGCCAAGTCATCGACAGAATTGAACAGGTAAAGTACAAGGAATCCCAGCTTGTGCAGCTGCCTGCGAATTAATGGTGTCCCTGGCAAAGGCAGAGCAGAATGCAGAGCAATGTGAGCTCATTGCAGTTTGGGATCGGCGATGTGATAGGATTGTGTTGATTTCAGTCTCTGGGAGCCGGGTCGCTCAGCTTCCGCGGCACGGACCGGTGCGTCGGCGTCGAGGCGGAGGCAGAGGCGGCGCAGACGGTGATCGAGCTGATCGGCCGGGACCGGCCGGGCCTCCTGTCGGAGGTGTTCGCGGTGCTCACCAACCTCAAGTGCAACATCGCGGCGTCCGAGGTGTGGACGCACGACGGCCGCATGGCGGCGCTCATGTACGTGACGGACGCCGAGACCGGCGGCGGCATCGAGGAGCCCGAGCGGCTGGACACGGTGAAGCGGCTGCTCCGGCACGTGCTGCGCGGCAGCAGCCGGGACAAGAAGGCCGCCCGGGCCGCCATCTCGGCGCGCGCCGCGGCGCCGCACGCGCAGCGGCGCCTGCACCAGATGATGCACGCCGACCGGGGCGTCCACCGCGCCGACgacggcgacgcggcggcggacGACCGGAGCCTgccggtggtggtggtggaggactGCGCCGAGAGGGGGTACACGCTGGTGAACGTGCGGTGCCGCGACCGGCCGAAGCTGCTGTTCGACACGGTGTGCACCCTCACCGACATGCAGTACCTCGTCTTCCACGGCACCGTCATCGCCGAGGGCTCCGAGGCCTACCAGGTACGCGCCCGCTCTCCTCTCCCTGATGAGACTGTTACATCAACGATGCATCTTTCTTTCCCTGCCAGTGCCACTCTCCAGTCCAGTACTCCTACACAGCATTTTCACCGGCTCTGATGCTCCTCGCATCGCATTTCTTTGACCGGTAGTAGTACACGCTAGTGGTACCGGAGAGCAGAGCAGAGATGCCTCTGCGTTGTTAGATCTTGGCATGTGACGAGGGAAGGATGGAGATCCTACCTAGTTTTGCGTGAGCTTGACTGACTGACTGACTCCTTTCGTTCCTATACGCAACAAACAACGAGAAGAAAATGCATATTTCTTAGTACTACGAGCAGAACGGAAAAGACAGACACATGCTCATCGGTCCTCCGCTCCTGCAGGAGTATTACATCAGGCACCTCGACgacggcgccgccgcctccgACCAAGACCGGGAGCAGCTCCGCCGCTGCCTCGAGGCCGCCATCCAACGCCGTAACACAGAGGtacacatcatcatcatcatcatataacTAGTCCAGTGTATATGCATTCGGTTCGGACACAAAACATTCTTactggactgagctgcactgcaCTGTAAGATGAGATGAGAAGCACTGCATGTGACGCGTTTGCACTTGGCAGGGGCTTGGGCTGGAGCTGTGCTGCGAGGACAGGGTGGGGCTGCTGTCGGACGTGACGCGTATATTCCGGGAGCACGGGCTGTCGGTCACGCACGCCGAGGTGGCGACGCGGGGGGAGCGGGCGGCCAACGTCTTCTACGTGGTGACCGCGTCGGGGATGCCCGTGCAGGCGCAGGCCGTGGAGGCCGTCAGGGCGGAGATCGGCGACGAGATCCTCTTGGTGAAAGAGGACGCCGCCGCGCCCAAGTCGCCCCCGGGCCGCGACGGCGGCGGTCGCTCGCTCGGAAACATGATCCGGTCCCGCTCCGAGAAGTTCCTCTACAACCTCGGGCTCATCAGGTCATGCTCTTAGAGCGGCATGGACCTACCTACCACCTAGCTCCGGTCGATCAGCTCATCAGGTCGTGCTCTTAGAGGAGCATGGATGGACCTACCTAGCTCAGGTTTGCAGCGCTGTAGTACGTAGTAGCTACTTGCTAGCTAAGCTAAGTACGTAGCTAGGCTAGGGCGCGGCGCCTTTGTCAACGATCCTTGTCAAGTTCTTG
This sequence is a window from Aegilops tauschii subsp. strangulata cultivar AL8/78 chromosome 7, Aet v6.0, whole genome shotgun sequence. Protein-coding genes within it:
- the LOC109756430 gene encoding ACT domain-containing protein ACR4 — translated: MMACGSRSNEIVDEFEKLVIKMNPPRVTVDNTSDMTATLVKVDSANKYGTLLEVVQVLTDLKLTINRAYISSDGEWFMDVFHVVDEEGNKLYDGQVIDRIEQSLGAGSLSFRGTDRCVGVEAEAEAAQTVIELIGRDRPGLLSEVFAVLTNLKCNIAASEVWTHDGRMAALMYVTDAETGGGIEEPERLDTVKRLLRHVLRGSSRDKKAARAAISARAAAPHAQRRLHQMMHADRGVHRADDGDAAADDRSLPVVVVEDCAERGYTLVNVRCRDRPKLLFDTVCTLTDMQYLVFHGTVIAEGSEAYQEYYIRHLDDGAAASDQDREQLRRCLEAAIQRRNTEGLGLELCCEDRVGLLSDVTRIFREHGLSVTHAEVATRGERAANVFYVVTASGMPVQAQAVEAVRAEIGDEILLVKEDAAAPKSPPGRDGGGRSLGNMIRSRSEKFLYNLGLIRSCS